The Cloeon dipterum chromosome 3, ieCloDipt1.1, whole genome shotgun sequence genome includes a region encoding these proteins:
- the LOC135939608 gene encoding uncharacterized protein LOC135939608, with amino-acid sequence MAASILRRKLLFQSTARFYQRRNYGYYVLLPETKSELPEKHVLSRADETFPSFANVNGEECLNSLGKIILEYETNLWKLEDGIKSLGDDVKYDDVVDKLDELALPLDSAWSIVKTFALVNSKLISADSYSKVHDRARKAKTKRMHSKPIYEAMKKIHESGSKFSEEEARTVKKFVLEGRLNGLDLAPKEFQHYSNIMGQIGQERGQFFGKAKVATEAFKQIIGDPSMTRDFPRSLLVATAQDSAKPGQGPWTVTLRQSVAEPFLQYCPMRELRWNVWQASVRRCSNEGDRELNNSVHIEKLRSMRKDQAKLLGFDTFADMSMQTKMAGKVDTVRSMIATLLLKAKPAQDVELKNLLKFAQERGFEGGLMPWDIPYWKRKQQRSIFKMTEEEMQLYFPLEHVVSCMFRLAEKLFQLEIVKDEHASNWHPDAAFYQVRSAEGRLFGGFYFDPFLRPESKGKSAIGWMLNVRGRNLAIPNGGVPLGGLVFNFAPPDTTTGTPSCLTILEMRELFSKFGHILQQVLATATCSEVSGLTNVEWDAVNISSQLMSMWLTDPSFLQSLSHHHATGEQLTEETIASLSKSNRILAGHELCRELYLSTLDMDLHSTDEFWLDTVKRIYQQYMPFELDKRDAHPCSFTPIFSGDWAAAYYSGLWGRMVAADAYNAFKDSSEDVEEVGKRFRQCILEPGGAVQPAVAFRRFRGRDPSPNALLNSLGLKVVKPAVKVASNNIVDN; translated from the exons atggctGCGAGTATTCTTCGAAGGAAGCTTCTTTTTCAAAGCACCGCTCGGTTTTATCAGCGCAGAAACTACGGTTACTATGTCTT ATTGCCAGAAACCAAATCCGAATTGCCGGAAAAGCACGTTCTGTCAAGGGCGGACGAGACTTTCCCGTCGTTCGCCAATGTCAACGGGGAGGAATGCCTTAACTCtctaggaaaaattattttggaatacGAAACGAACCTTTGGAAACTTGAGGATGGCatcaaat ctctgGGAGATGATGTCAAATACGACGACGTGGTTGACAAGCTGGATGAACTAGCTTTACCTCTGGATTCAGCATGGAGCATCGTCAAGACCTTTGCTTTAGTTAACAGCAAACTGATCAGTGCGGACAGCTACTCGAAAGTGCACGATCGGGCCAGAAAAGCTAAGACAAAGAGGATGCACAGCAAGCCAATTTACGAAGCAATGAAG AAAATCCATGAAAGCGGCTCAAAGTTTAGCGAGGAAGAGGCAAGGACTGTTAAGAAATTTGTACTTGAGGGTAGACTGAATGGACTGGATTTAGCACCAAAAGAATTTCAGCATTACTCCAATATCATGGGTCAGATTGGACAAGAAAGGGGTCAATTTTTCGGCAAAGCAAAG GTTGCAACTGAAGCGTTCAAACAGATAATCGGGGACCCGAGCATGACTCGAGACTTTCCTCGCAGTCTCCTGGTAGCCACTGCTCAGGACTCAGCAAAGCCAGGTCAAGGACCGTGGACCGTCACTCTGAGACAGTCTGTGGCAGAGCCTTTTTTGCAGTACTGCCCAATGCGAGAACTCCGATGGAACGTGTGGCAGGCAAGTGTGCGACGGTGCTCCAATGAAGGCGACAGAGAGCTCAACAACAGCGTCCACATTGAAAAGCTACGGTCTATGCGCAAGGATCAGGCCAAGCTGCTCGGCTTTGATACATTTGCTGACATGTCGATGCAGACCAAAATGGCGGGAAAGGTGGATACAGTCAGGTCAATGATTGCAACTCTTTTGCTTAAag CCAAGCCTGCACAAGACGTggaactaaaaaatttgctgaaattcgCGCAAGAAAGAGGCTTTGAAGGAGGTTTAATGCCTTGGGATATTCCGTACTGGAAACGAAAGCAGCAAAGATCaattttcaa AATGACTGAAGAAGAGATGCAATTGTACTTCCCCTTGGAGCATGTAGTGAGCTGCATGTTCCGGTTGGCAGAAAAACTTTTCCAGCTAGAGATTGTCAAGGATGAACATGCAAGCAACTGGCACCCTGACGCTGCATTTTACCAAGTGAGAAGTGCCGAGGGAAGACTTTTTGGAGGCTTCTACTTTGATCCTTTCTTGAG aCCGGAATCCAAAGGAAAATCTGCGATTGGTTGGATGTTGAATGTTAGAGGCAGAAACTTGGCCATTCCCAATGGTGGCGTTCCCCTTGGCGGGCTGGTTTTCAATTTCGCTCCTCCTGACACGACCACAGGAACTCCTTCATGCTTGACAATCTTGGAAATGAGGGAGCTCTTCTCTAAG tttggcCACATACTGCAACAAGTTCTGGCAACTGCAACCTGCTCTGAAGTCTCTGGTCTCACTAATGTTGAGTGGGACGCTGTCAACATCAGCAGCCAGCTCATGTCTATGTG GCTGACTGACCCAAGCTTCCTACAATCGCTCAGCCACCACCACGCAACTGGAGAGCAGCTCACTGAGGAGACAATCGCGTCCTTGTCCAAATCTAACCGCATTTTAGCTGGCCATGAACTGTGCCGCGAGCTGTACCTCTCCACTCTGGACATGGATTTGCATTCAAC GGATGAGTTTTGGCTGGACACAGTGAAGCGCATCTATCAGCAGTACATGCCCTTTGAGCTAGACAAAAGGGACGCCCATCCTTGCTCTTTTACACCCATCTTTTCTGGGGATTGGGCGGCAGCCTATTACTCAGGCCTGTGGGGTAGAATGGTGGCCGCTGACGCGTACAATGCTTTTAAGGATTCTTCTGAAGATGTTGAGGAGGTTGGAAAGAG ATTTAGACAATGCATTCTTGAACCTGGCGGCGCAGTTCAGCCAGCTGTTGCTTTTAGGAGGTTTAGAGGTCGTGATCCATCTCCCAATGCACTTTTGAACAGTTTGGGTTTGAAGGTGGTTAAGCCAGCAGTCAAAGTAGcatcaaataatattgtagataattaa
- the LOC135939762 gene encoding uncharacterized protein LOC135939762 codes for MVGRAVRVLFALGTVLVVTLVLCNDETSLAHEKSVPREMNADSGGGRTKLNGELHEIDFTQLLKETMKSRQRSDMMGRIFSSAMKRLFYASHSRQRRSSSFQKLFAALSRRKTNPYWHEMPPQAPSVTTPSTTMTTTQAPTTTQQTEPTTVNVVMVTEVNVLNFESEHLRATDNRVMITTNAEKGDAKNFALIADDCTEKSASVRSSAASCTMMITCFLVLLRHYVG; via the exons ATGGTTGGTCGTGCAGTGCGCGTTCTCTTTGCCCTGGGCACTGTCCTAGTTGTCACCCTTGTCCTGTGTAACGACGAGACTAGCCTCGCCCACGAGAAATCAGTCCCGAGAGAAATGAACGCAGATTccg GTGGCGGAAGGACCAAACTAAATGGGGAGCTTCACGAAATAGACTTTACGCAATTGCTAAAGGAAACCATGAAAAGCCGCCAGAGGAGTGACATGATGGGACGCATTTTTTCATCGGC GATGAAGAGACTGTTCTACGCCTCGCACTCGCGGCAGCGGCGCTCGTCGTCATTCCAGAAGCTGTTTGCCGCGCTCAGCCGACGTAAAACCAACCCTTACTGGCACGAGATGCCGCCCCAGGCACCATCTGTCACGACTCCCTCGACCACCATGACCACCACTCAGGCGCCAACCACCACGCAGCAAACGGAACCCACGACCGTCAATGTCGTCATGGTCACCGAGGTCAACGTGCTCAACTTTGAAAGTGAACATCTCCGTGCTACGGACAACAGGGTGATGATTACCACAAATGCAGAAAAAGGAGACGCAAAGAATTTCGCGTTGATTGCGGACGACTGCACAGAAAAAAGTGCTTCTGTCAGGTCGTCAGCCGCGTCCTGCACAATGATGATTACCTGTTTCTTGGTACTTTTAAGGCACTACGtaggttaa